The stretch of DNA AGAAGAGAAGTACCTCATAGTGATGAGAACGGTTCCATGAAGGCCGAGACACATGAAGGTATTCAGCACACTTTTCCTATGGGAGAGGGAGAAAAAGGGGACAATCCAGGGCCGTTAGACATTGGGGAAGATCCTGGACAGACTTTAGAGGAGGCAAAAGATACAGGAACGCAGAAGGCTACACCAATAGGAAGAACTTCAAAAAGAGGGCCGAAGATCGCGTTTGCATCGGCTCCTGAGCGTATTGATCTCGCTTGGGCAGATGGGAACACTGTGATGATAAACACTGGGCATCCCGGCTATGAAAAATCGCGTTCCAATCCATCAGCACGGAATTTGCACAACATATTCTCCATAGCTGGCGCAGTCCAAAAAGTGTTAGTAAGTCCAGATGGGAAAGTTGATGCAGTTTTTGTGGACAGAATGATTGCAGCCTGGGGCAGGAAATGACGAATAGAAAATTAACATTCATTTCGTTTGAGCCCGTTCAGGGCCATTTTAGAGGACTGCTTTCTTTGGATGGGATTCTGTCAAAATCCTGGGATGCAGAGAAAATCACAAGCCAGGCGGCGACTGTGTATGAAAACCATATTGCGAAAATGCGTCAGGTATTTGCCGAAATATATGGCCTCCGAAAGGCACGTAGGCTTACACCCGCTCGAAAGGTCTGGGAGATGGGGGACTATATTTTTGCTCTAAGAAATTCTTTGGATTCTATGTCTTTGGAAATCGACAGTATTTACCACCATCTCGAACGAGATTTAGGTGCAAAGCGAAAGTGGCTTGAAAAGGCGATTATCCTGAGGCGTTATGTGCATAGGGCAGACATGATACCTGAGGATCTAAACTGGGGAAGACTTGAGAAGGGAACGAGGAAAGCTGCGGAGATGATTTCAAAGGGCCTGGCACTGCCCAAACGTGGAAGGAAGTGATGGATGACCTTGATTTAAGTTACTACCTCTCAGAGTTCTCGTCATATAACCACGCATTCCAGATTTCTGATGTCCTTGACCGCGTTGAGTCTAGTGGAAGTGAAGAGATTTTAAGGCACTTTTTCTGGAATGATCCCCGGTTCATCCGCTTAGGCGAGAGGGATAAAGGGCAGGAATACTTCATAACTGACAAAGCATTATTTCTTTGGCTTGCTAACCTGAACATTAGAATTGCGGAAACTAAACCCTTTATTCAGCACACAAAACTGACATTAACTCAACTGAAGCCCAAGCTGTCTTCGTTGCTTATTCGGGATGGTAGCCTGCCAATAATAAATCAGGTCATAGAATATGGATCGCAATATGGGTTGATAAAACGTTCGATAAATCCTGAATGCGTAGTTTTTCCTATTGCTCACTTTTTGTCTCTTTTTAGTGATAAGACGAGGTGCAGAGCCGCCCGCTTAATGTTGGCATTGGCTGATAAGGAGACGAGACAGAAACTCTTGAGTCGGTTACTTGTGGATCATATGGAGCTTGCCTTTTCAAAGCTTGATGCGAGAACGGTTCTAATCGTAAAGCAGCGGGAAGGCATTTTTAATCATCCAACGAGAACACTCGAGGAAATTGGCAAGGACTTGTCTGTGACAAGGGAAAGGGTAAGGCAAATCCAGGCCAAATTTTTTAAGAAGATGAAGCATCCAACACGGAGAACCCCATTACTGCTCCAATTTGAGTGTGATTTGATACAAAATAGGGGCACTCTATTGGTAGATACAAACACTGTAGAAGGTTCTCTGAGAAGATTTGTGACTAAGTGCCTTGACGTCCCACACGCAGATTTTGACGAAATAGGGGTATCGTTGTTGGGGGCCAAATGGTTTGATATTAGCAATTTCAAAAACTCTTTCTGGCGGATCAAACCCGTGGAGGCACTAGGGTTATTTGGAGAGCTACTAGAGGCTAAAAGCGGTCTATCTCTAGCAGATACGGACGTTCAGGAATTATTTGATAGGATGAATTTACGTAAGGTACACGAATTGACGCGTGGACAAAGGGTGCACCTTGTCCTCAAACAGATTGGGCGTCCTGCTCACTACTCGGAAGTCACTGAAATACATAACAAGATGTTTCCAGACAGTGCGACAACGCAACGCAACATTCATGCGACTCTTTCTTATGAACAGCATGGCGTAGTCTGGATTGGAATGCGCGGAACGTTTGCGTTAGAGGAGTGGGGTTACGAAAAACCCGCAAAGGGTCTATATGAAACAGTCGCAGATATAGTTAATGAAATCTATATGGACACAGAAAAACCCGTGTCCTTTGCAACCATTGTTGCGGAGATGGGTAAATACCGCAAACTGGTTAATCAATCGAGCCTTGTCTTTGCGGCTCACTTTAATCCTCAGGTCAAACGTGTTGCTAAAGATGCATTTGTTCCTAAGGGCCTGGAAGATGACGTAGTGTCTGACATGTCGGAGGACGAGCTGGATAATTTACTCCGGGAATTTGAAGATAAAGTGGCTTGAGCAGTTCAGCCAGATAGCGGTGCAGAATGTCATTGAACAAAGAATTGGCGTTTAAGCCGGCGTGGGAGCTGAGGGGGATGCTGGCGGCGCGGAAGGTGTCGTCGGTGGAGGTGACGGAGGTTTATCTGCGGCGCATCGAGGCCATGAACTCGAAGCTGAACGCGTACTTGACGGTGGACGGGGAGGGAGCAATGGCGCAGGCCCGGGAGGCGGACAGGCGGCTGGCGAAGGGCGATAAGGCGCTGCTGCTGGGGGTGCCGATAGCGATTAAGGACCTGGAGTTGACGAAGGGGCTGAGGACGACGATGGGGTCGCTGGTATATAAGGATTTTATGCCGGACTGGGATGGGGCGGTGAGCGAGCGGGTGAAGAGGGCGGGGGCGGTGGTGCTGGGGAAGACAAACACGCCGGAGTTTGGGTTTGCGGGGACGAATGAGAACCGGCTGGGAGATGCGTGCCGCAACCCCTGGGACGTGTCGCGGACTAGTGGGGGGTCCAGTGGGGGGAGCGCTGCGGCGGTGGCGTCGGGTCTGTGTGCGCTGGCGACGGGGAGCGATGGCGGAGGGTCGATTCGCATACCGGCGAGCTTCTGCGGGATTTACGGAATAAAGCCGACGCTGGGACGGATACCTCGGTTCGGTGGGTTGGGGAAACCGGCGCCGAACCTGACGTCGCAGTCGGGGCCGCTGACTCGGACGGTGCGGGACTCGGCGCTGTTATTGCAGGCGCTGGCGGGGCCTGACGAGCGGGACGTCATGTCGATGCGGGAAACGCCGCCGGACTTTGTCGCGTCGCTCAAGCAAGGAGTCAAGGGACTGAGGGTGGCGTGGAGCGGGGACCTGGGGTACGCAGCGGTGGAGCCGGAAGTGGAGGCTATCGCGAGGAAGGGGGCGATGGCGCTGGGAGAGCTGGGGTGCGAGGTGGAGGAGCCTGGGCTGTCGTTGGAGTACCCGCTGCTGGACTTCGTGAGCATTTTTTCGACGGGCGGGTACGCGTCGTACGGGCACTTGCAATTGGAGCATGAGGATAAGTTGACGGACTATGTCATTGAGAACTTTGAGCGGGGGAAGAAGGTCAGCGGGTTGGAGTACGCGAGGTCGCTGAACGCGGTGATGAGGATGACGGCGCAGGTTAGCCAGTGGATGGATAAGTACGACTTGCTGGTGACGCCGACGATGGCGGTGGCGGCGTTCGCCGTGGGGAAGAACCCGGCGGAGATAGCGGGGAGGAAAGCGTACCCTCGATGGGACTTTATGCCGTACACGCCTGTGTTCAACCTGACGGGACAGCCGGCGGCTAGCGCGCCGTGCGGGTTTACGTCAGGTGGGCTGCCGGTGGGACTTCACATAATAGGACGGCGAGGGGCGGAGGCTACGGTACTTAGGGCGTCGGCGGCGCTGGAGTCGGCGAGGCCGTGGTCGGGGCAGGCGCCGGCGGTGTCGTAGGTGTGAGGGAAGCGAGATAGGGGTTTTGATATCGATAGGGCGGCGGCGATGACGCGGTCCAGATTAGGAAGTGCGCCTATCGTACAGTCGTTTTGTATTGACTTTATCAAGCACAGTGTGGTATGTGACGCTGGCTCTAAAAGGACTAGTACATTTGGACTATTAGTAACAGACCTAGAGGGATGGTTTGTCGAACAGAAATAGGAAAGCCTAGCTGGTAGCGTGCAAATGAAAAATATTTCATCGGTAGCGAGATGGGCCGCCACCTCAAGAGGGGTGGCGCTTTCTATTGCCCTGGCAGTGGCGTTGACGGTAGTCCTAATCTTCACGTCGGACAGCGCCAGCGCGGTAAATCTAACGGTTAACAACCTGCCGAACAGCGTGACCCAGGGCCAGTCGCTTCAGTTCAAGCTTAACCTGGATATATCTCCGACGGAACTGATTCCTGTTCAGAGCCTGGAGATGGTGATTGATGGGCCAGGGACCACTTCCGATATAACAGTTACCTTTACCCCCTATGGAACCGTGACGACGGGCGACCCTCACGTTTCACTGGCGCTATGCTCTTCATGTCTTGGGGGAGCGGGCACGGGGTACGGGCTTCTACAAGGGACTAGAGTAGGATATCAAAGCAGCAGCACGTTCAATTTTGGTTATGGCTACGGTTATGGATTTGGGACTGTAAATCCAGTAGTTACCAAATTTGAGTACAACGTAACGTTAAACACCGGCGCGGCCCCGCAGATGACTACTGGATCGTACGGCGTTACATTCAAGCTGAATACGGGAGACATAGCTAAACCGAACTTTACCTCCAGCGTCTCCAACTTCCAGATTACCGCCCCGCCGATTATACCTCCTACGCCGACGAACACACCGCTGCCGCCCCCGGCGGCCCAGGTGGAGGACGTAGCCGATACAGTGCAGGACCTGCCGCTTGAACAGGCTGCCAAGGTGGTGGGAGGACTGAGCGGCGAGCTGGCGGCGGCGGTTATCACCGACATCGCCGAAAATGTAAGCGCGCAGCAAGCTGCTGAAATAGTGTCAAGCTTGACTAACATAAAGGCGGCGGAGGTGATACAGAACGTCACCCCTGAAGTGGCCACCAAGGTGGCGGAAGAGATGGCCAACACTAACGCCAAGGCCGCCGCGACGATATTGGAGACGGTGCCGCCTGAGAAGGCTGCCCAGGTCATAGAAAAGACCACCATTGACGCAGCTACCAAGATCATCGACCAGGCCAGCGACGTAGGGGCCGGCGCAATACTGAGCAAGGCGTCGGCGCTGGCCGGCGCGGACATTGTGGAGGCGCTGGATATTGAGAAGGCCGCGCCGGTCATGGACAACGTAGAACCGAAGAAGGCCGGCGCGATTATGGCAACGGTGGACACGGAGACCAAGGTGAACCTGGTTAAGAACATGTCGAAGTTCGCTCTAATAAACACGCTGTCTGAAACGCCGATTCTAGCCATAAAAGAGATAAGCATAGATCTCTTGTTACAGACCCTGCCGCAGTTGCCAGCCTCGCAACTGGTGATAACGGACCCGCCGAAGTTGAACCCGTTCCTGCCGCCTCAGGCGCCGTTCTCGGAGCCGACGAATCCGAACCTGGTGACCTACTCTGCGCAGACGTCAGAAGGGGACTGGGGCACCCTGGTAAGTAGCCCTGCGCCCCTTCATAAGATTCTCGGCAAGTTCAACAAGAGCCTGTCCTCTGTGAAGATTGGTGTGGAGAACGTGATCTTCCGGCCGACAAACGTGCCCAACCTTCCTGATGGGGTCACGCCGGTGGAGTTCTTCAGGCTGACTATGGAGAACGCGCAGCCCCAGGACCTCGTGGCCAGCCACGTGACGTTCTTTGTAACACAGCAGGTGATGGCGGCCAACCAGTTCCACAAATGGGGCATTCTGCTGCACCGGTATAACGAAGCCACTGGAAAGTGGGAGACGCTGGAGACCACCCGTATAGCTGAAGATTCAGCGAAGGTGTACTACAGCACCGTGGTGCCCGGGTTCTCGCTCTTCGCGATATCCGGCACTAAGACAGCAGCAACAACACGGTTTGAGGTGACTAACCTCCAGGTGCCATCACAGGTCATCGTCGGCCAGACGGCAAATATAAGCGCCGACATTAAGAACGTCAGCGCCGAGGAGCGCAGCTATACAGCCGTACTTTACCTGGACAACGCGGCGGAGGCGGTGCAGACGGTGCAGATTGGCGCCGGGAAGAGCTTGAAGGTGAGCTTCGGCGTGCAGGCGCCGCTGGGACAGCACACCGTGCGTCTAGAGAAGCAGAGCGCCAGCTATAGAGTCACTACTCAGCCGGCTGCCACCGCGACCCCGACACCGACCCGGACGCCCACGGCGACGCTGCCCGGGCCCACGGCCACCCCAACGGCTACCATGCCTGCGCCCACGGCGACGCCGACGACGGCCCCAGTCGCGACAGCTACTCCTACGGCTACAACGGCCCCGGCGCCTACACCTACGCCGACGGTCACGCCTACTACGCCGCCCGAAGAGGACGACGGAGGGATAAGCGCGGGCGCGGTGATACTGATAGTGCTGGTGGTGGCCGGAGGGGCGGCTCTCGCCTACGGCGGATACACACTGTACCGCCGCCGCCAGGGCGGAGCGGCCGGGCCGTAGGGCCTAAACAACGGAATGAATGAGTGACGCCCCGTGCAAACGGGGCGTCACTGTTTTTTGGAGGTTGACCTATACCGGGCAATCGATTAGGTTGGTGGCTAACCTTATCGAGAGTATCTACAGATGGAAAAACTAGTGAAGGATTTAAACGCTCTGTGCGACCGTTACTCGTTTCATACAGGCTGGTACTTGAAGGACCTGCGCAGCGAAAAGGAGGCAAACAGGCTGGGGGGTGTGGTAGTGCCATCGGCGAGCGTGAGGAAGATAGCTATACTCATGGCAGCGATGAAGGCGTCGCACGAGGGGCGACTGTCGCTGGGCCAGCGGGTGCCTATAGAGGCTCGATATCAAAACAATGATTCGGGGTGCTTCCAGCATCTGACGGCGGACTTTTCGATATCGCTGAGGGATGCGCTGGTAATGATGATAATTGTGAGCGACAACACTTGCACCGGGGCAGTCGCCGACCTGCTGGGGCTGGAGTATATAAACTCGTTCAGCAGGTCTATGGGGATGAAGGGGACGACGCACCGTCACGGGTTTCCTCCGCTGCCGGTGCCGAAGGACCATCCGGTGGAGTACACCAACGCCACCACGCCCAATGACGTAGGGCTGCTTCTGGACTTGATGCTGAAGGGGTCAGAGGATGCGGCGTCGGCGAAGAGACTAGGATGCACATCCGATCTGTGCCGGCTGGCGCTGGATATTTTGAGCTGGCAGAAGCTGAAGACCCGACTGCCGTCGCTGCTGCCACCGGGGACTAAGGTAGCGCACAAAACGGGCACGGGAGTGAGGAATCATAACGACGCGGGGATTGTGTATCTGGGGGAGGAGCCGCTCTTTATCCTATCGGCGTTTACGGAGCACGTGCCGCCGGAACTGGAGGACGGGACGCCGGGCCACGCGGCGGCAGCTAGGCTGATTGGGGAGATGAGCCGGCTAGCCTTCGACACGCTGTCGGGGAGAAAGCCGATGGCGGCGTCTGGGCGGGTGAAGGGCAAGCAGGGGGTTTTACCAAATCGGTCTAGAGACGGCGGTTATGCTGTGAGAGGAAGTGGCGCCGCGTAATTGCGGTTGGTGACAGGGAGACCCTCCCTACCACACTTCCACCCCGACCCCCCCTCTTTAACTCTCCCTCCCTCGGGGGATACTCGGGACAGGCTCTAAAGGGGGGAGAGGACCGGAAGGAACGCCTCGGTAACATCCCATACCTAATTCCTGCCTCTATTCCGCCGATCTGGTATAACACCTCATATCTGCTTCCGGACTAGGGGCGCACCGAGTTTTCGTGCAGAGCTGGGGGCACCAGATGAGAATCCTATACCCTGCCTGGCAGGTAACATTCTCAGTAAATGAAGCCGTTTACAGGCAATAGCGGTGCGTATGGCGAAGGTGGTGGTGTCAGGCGGAGGGTTGGGGTTCTAGTTGTTTTGCCAGGTCTTCAGGAGTGGTCACGGGGAGGAGGCAGGCGTAGTTTTCGCAGACGTAGGCGGCGGGCTTGCCCTGGACTTGCGTGCGGAACTTGAAGAGGGGCGAAGGATTGGTGCCCATGGGGTCGTCATGCTCAAGGCCGGCGAGGACTTTGTGGGGCAGGTAACGAGTGTGGACGGTGGTCAGCAGGGCCCTGGCGGCGGGATGGTTCCGAGGGCCGACGATGACGATTTCATTGGGCCGGGCGAGGTAGAAGTCCAGGGCGACAAGCCATCTGCCCATGCCGGTGACGTATTGGGCGGGCATATTGCCCATAGAGTTGAGGAGCCGGCCAGCCTTGGCTTTGTAATCATCGCTGCCGGCGAGAAGGGACACGCGCAGCAGGACGTCCGCGGCGACGGAGGAGCCGCAGGGCATAGCGTTGTCGAAGAGTTCGCGGGGACGCACAAGTAGGGCTTCGTGGTCTTTGCCGGTGTCGTAGAAGACGCCGTCGGCATCGTCCCAGAAGAGATCGAGCATGGAATCGGTGAGGCGGCGGGACTGGTCCAGCCAGTGCGGGTCCAGGGTCAGCTCATAGACGGCGATAAGGCCGTCGATGAGGAAGCTATAGTCCTCCAGGTATCCTTTGAGCCGCGCCTGGCCAGCCCTGAGCCCAGTCGAAGGGCTGGTCTTATAGGTGCGGAGGAGCCTGCCGTTGTCCACCAGGCTGGTGGTGAGGAATTGAGCGCCAGCGACGGCGGCTTCCCGGTATTGGGGGTTGTCCAGGGCCGCGGCGGCCTCAGCGAAGCTGCGGAGCATGAGGCCGTTCCAGGCGGTGAGGACCTTATCATCGCGGCCCGGGTGGATGCGCTTCTCGCGGGCTTCCAGGAGGAGCTTTTTGCCTTTCTGAATAGCCAACGCCAGCTTTTCGATGTTCGCGCCGATTTCGCGGGCGACGGAGGCGGCGTCGCTGGGGACGTTGAGGATGTTCTTGCCTTCGAAGTTACCCATATCGGTAACGTCATAGTAGGCGGAGAAGAGGGCGGCGTCCTCCTTGCCGAGGAGAGATTCTATCTCCTGAGGAGTCCAGACAAA from SAR202 cluster bacterium encodes:
- a CDS encoding amidase, with product MNKELAFKPAWELRGMLAARKVSSVEVTEVYLRRIEAMNSKLNAYLTVDGEGAMAQAREADRRLAKGDKALLLGVPIAIKDLELTKGLRTTMGSLVYKDFMPDWDGAVSERVKRAGAVVLGKTNTPEFGFAGTNENRLGDACRNPWDVSRTSGGSSGGSAAAVASGLCALATGSDGGGSIRIPASFCGIYGIKPTLGRIPRFGGLGKPAPNLTSQSGPLTRTVRDSALLLQALAGPDERDVMSMRETPPDFVASLKQGVKGLRVAWSGDLGYAAVEPEVEAIARKGAMALGELGCEVEEPGLSLEYPLLDFVSIFSTGGYASYGHLQLEHEDKLTDYVIENFERGKKVSGLEYARSLNAVMRMTAQVSQWMDKYDLLVTPTMAVAAFAVGKNPAEIAGRKAYPRWDFMPYTPVFNLTGQPAASAPCGFTSGGLPVGLHIIGRRGAEATVLRASAALESARPWSGQAPAVS
- a CDS encoding PGF-pre-PGF domain-containing protein, which produces MKNISSVARWAATSRGVALSIALAVALTVVLIFTSDSASAVNLTVNNLPNSVTQGQSLQFKLNLDISPTELIPVQSLEMVIDGPGTTSDITVTFTPYGTVTTGDPHVSLALCSSCLGGAGTGYGLLQGTRVGYQSSSTFNFGYGYGYGFGTVNPVVTKFEYNVTLNTGAAPQMTTGSYGVTFKLNTGDIAKPNFTSSVSNFQITAPPIIPPTPTNTPLPPPAAQVEDVADTVQDLPLEQAAKVVGGLSGELAAAVITDIAENVSAQQAAEIVSSLTNIKAAEVIQNVTPEVATKVAEEMANTNAKAAATILETVPPEKAAQVIEKTTIDAATKIIDQASDVGAGAILSKASALAGADIVEALDIEKAAPVMDNVEPKKAGAIMATVDTETKVNLVKNMSKFALINTLSETPILAIKEISIDLLLQTLPQLPASQLVITDPPKLNPFLPPQAPFSEPTNPNLVTYSAQTSEGDWGTLVSSPAPLHKILGKFNKSLSSVKIGVENVIFRPTNVPNLPDGVTPVEFFRLTMENAQPQDLVASHVTFFVTQQVMAANQFHKWGILLHRYNEATGKWETLETTRIAEDSAKVYYSTVVPGFSLFAISGTKTAATTRFEVTNLQVPSQVIVGQTANISADIKNVSAEERSYTAVLYLDNAAEAVQTVQIGAGKSLKVSFGVQAPLGQHTVRLEKQSASYRVTTQPAATATPTPTRTPTATLPGPTATPTATMPAPTATPTTAPVATATPTATTAPAPTPTPTVTPTTPPEEDDGGISAGAVILIVLVVAGGAALAYGGYTLYRRRQGGAAGP
- a CDS encoding serine hydrolase, whose translation is MEKLVKDLNALCDRYSFHTGWYLKDLRSEKEANRLGGVVVPSASVRKIAILMAAMKASHEGRLSLGQRVPIEARYQNNDSGCFQHLTADFSISLRDALVMMIIVSDNTCTGAVADLLGLEYINSFSRSMGMKGTTHRHGFPPLPVPKDHPVEYTNATTPNDVGLLLDLMLKGSEDAASAKRLGCTSDLCRLALDILSWQKLKTRLPSLLPPGTKVAHKTGTGVRNHNDAGIVYLGEEPLFILSAFTEHVPPELEDGTPGHAAAARLIGEMSRLAFDTLSGRKPMAASGRVKGKQGVLPNRSRDGGYAVRGSGAA
- a CDS encoding thioredoxin domain-containing protein, with the protein product MPNRLASETSPYLLQHAHNPVDWYPWGQEALERARAEDKPILLSIGYSACHWCHVMERESFENDDTARLMNDNFVNIKVDREERPDLDSIYMQAVLALTGHGGWPMTVFLTPSGEPFYGGTYFPPQDRGSMPGFPRVLLAMSQAYQTRRNEVTQATAELVSRLKQGASMRAMPALITREMLDQALKGLDGAFDGYEGGFADAPKFPQPMTLDFLLRYYHTTHDAKALHMVELSLQKMARGGIYDQLGGGFHRYSTDARWLVPHFEKMLYDNALLSRLYLDAFKVTGRSFYRRVAEETLSYVLREMTGPEGGFYSSQDADSEGEEGKFFVWTPQEIESLLGKEDAALFSAYYDVTDMGNFEGKNILNVPSDAASVAREIGANIEKLALAIQKGKKLLLEAREKRIHPGRDDKVLTAWNGLMLRSFAEAAAALDNPQYREAAVAGAQFLTTSLVDNGRLLRTYKTSPSTGLRAGQARLKGYLEDYSFLIDGLIAVYELTLDPHWLDQSRRLTDSMLDLFWDDADGVFYDTGKDHEALLVRPRELFDNAMPCGSSVAADVLLRVSLLAGSDDYKAKAGRLLNSMGNMPAQYVTGMGRWLVALDFYLARPNEIVIVGPRNHPAARALLTTVHTRYLPHKVLAGLEHDDPMGTNPSPLFKFRTQVQGKPAAYVCENYACLLPVTTPEDLAKQLEPQPSA